From Dermochelys coriacea isolate rDerCor1 chromosome 23, rDerCor1.pri.v4, whole genome shotgun sequence, one genomic window encodes:
- the SRPK3 gene encoding SRSF protein kinase 3, with the protein MSSKKGPGSSQGKKPKKKHRKEKGPRTPAPRPSPEVAASGASAMGELPDGPRSPQPPNPTQPPTAPAPPPVLPPQGGGHLGSDDEEQEDPRDYCKGGYYPVAIGDLFNGRHHVVRKLGWGHFSTVWLCWDIQRKRFVALKVVKSARHYTETAMDEIKLLKCVRDSDPGDPKRENIVQLLDDFKISGINGVHVCMVLEVLGHQLLKWIIKSNYQGLPLPCVKSILRQVLQGLDYLHTKCKIIHTDVKPENVLLWVSEGDVRRLAAEATCWQQLGGPPPPASAVSSAPQGMELSRNRRKKLKRKQRRQGRLLAERLRDLQRLEELETGAPLQGPPLSGADSNTEEEWPLPGQGSLASSPQSQTSSSGFQALPPYDAWNGHSGGPPRRRPPSPASATSGFSSSLFSTASGSGQSGSSGQRERGGLLSPSAPFSASEFLVNPLDPQNADRIRVKIADLGNACWVHKHFTEDIQTRQYRALEVLIGASYSTPADIWSTACMAFELATGDYLFEPHSGDDYSRDEDHIAHMVELLGEIPPHFALSGRYSREYFTRRGDLRHIPSLRPWALGAVLLEKYEWPREQAAAFTRFLLPMLDFLPERRPTAAQCLQHPWLSP; encoded by the exons ATGAGCAGCAAGAAGG gtccAGGCAGCTCCCAAGGCAAGAAACCCAAAAAGAAACACAGGAAAGAAAAGGGACCAAGAACCCCGGCCCCCAG accctccccagaggtggctgcatctgggGCCAGCGCCATGGGGGAGCTGCCAGACGGACCCAG GtcgccccagccccccaaccccacgcagccccccactgccccggcGCCACCTCCAGTCCTGCCCCCCCAGGGTGGGGGGCACCTGGGCTCTGACGACGAGGAGCAGGAGGACCCCAGGGACTATTGCAAAG GCGGGTATTACCCGGTGGCGATCGGGGACCTGTTCAATGGGCGCCACCACGTGGTCCGAAAACTCGGCTGGGGCCATTTCTCCACCGTCTGGCTCTGCTGGGACATCCA GCGGAAGAGGTTTGTGGCACTGAAGGTGGTGAAAAGCGCCAGGCACTACACAGAGACGGCCATGGATGAGATCAAACTGCTCAAATGT gtgCGGGACTCTGACCCCGGTGACCCCAAGAGAGAGAACATCGTCCAGCTCCTCGACGACTTCAAGATCTCGGGCATCAATGGTGTCC ATGTCTGCATGGTGCTGGAGGTGCTGGGCCACCAGCTCTTGAAATGGATCATTAAATCCAACTACCagggcctgcccctgccctgcgtGAAGAGCATCCTGCGCCAG GTGCTGCAGGGCCTGGATTACCTCCACACCAAGTGCAAGATCATCCACACGGACGTCAAGCCGGAGAACGTGCTGCTCTGGGTGAGCGAGGGGGACGTGCGGCGCCTGGCGGCCGAAGCcacctgctggcagcagctgggggggccgcccccccccgcctccgctG tgagCTCAGCCCCCCAGGGGATGGAG CTCTCCAGGAATCGGCGCAAGAAGCTGAAGCGGAAACAGAGACGCCAGGGCCGGCTGCTGGCCGAGCGGCTGCGGGACCTGCAGCggctggaggagctggagacAGGGGCCCCCCTCCAGGGTCCCCCCCTGTCTGGGGCCGACTCCAACACAGAGGAGG AGTGGCCCCTCCCTGGGCAGggcagcctggccagcagccccCAGAGCCAGACCTCATCCTCCGGCTTCCAGGCCCTGCCGCCCTACGACGCCTGGAATGGCCACTCGGGGGGCCCCCCCCGCCGccggccccccagccccgcctcggCCACGTCTGGCTTCTCCAGCTCCCTCTTCTCCACGGCCTCCGGCTCAGGCCAGTCCGGCAGCTCGGGCCAGCGGGAGCGCGGGGGGCTGCTGTCacccagtg ctccattcAGTGCCTCCGAGTTCCTGGTGAACCCCCTGGACCCCCAAAATGCTGACCGGATCCGAGTGAAGATCGCAGATCTGGGCAACGCCTGCTGGGTG cACAAGCACTTCACCGAGGACATTCAGACCCGGCAGTACCGGGCCCTGGAGGTTCTGATCGGCGCCAGCTACAGCACCCCGGCCGACATCTGGAGCACAGCCTGCATG gCCTTCGAGCTGGCGACCGGTGACTACCTCTTCGAGCCCCACTCGGGGGACGATTACAGCAGGGACGAAG ATCATATCGCCCACATGGTGGAGCTGCTTGGTGAGATCCCCCCCCACTTTGCGCTGTCGGGGCGCTACTCGCGGGAATACTTCACCCGCCGAG gCGACCTGCGGCACATCCCCAGCCTGCGGCCCTGGGCGCTGGGCGCGGTGCTGCTGGAAAAATACGAGTGGCCCCGGGAGCAAGCGGCTGCGTTCACCCGCTTCCTGCTGCCCATGCTGGACTTCCTGCCCGAGCGGCGCCCCACGGCCGCccagtgcctgcagcacccctggctgagcccctag
- the IDH3G gene encoding isocitrate dehydrogenase [NAD] subunit gamma, mitochondrial isoform X3: MAAALMARRQLWRAALLGPRPPPPAKYGGRHTVTMIPGDGIGPELMLHVKEVFRQTCVPVDFEEVRVSSDAVEDDIQNAIMAIRRNRVALKGNIETNHNLPPFYKSRNNVLRTSLDLYANVIHCQSLPRVMTRHRDIDILIVRENTEGEYSSLEHESVSGVVECLKIITRARSLRIADYAFRLARETGRAKVTAVHKANIMKLGDGLFLQCCREVAGGYPEITFDSMIVDNTTMQLVSRPQQFDVMVMPNLYGNIVNNVCAGLVGGPGLVPGANYGRDFAVFETATRNTGKSIAHKNIANPTATLLAACMMLDHLRLHSFATTIRQAVLASLDDQATHTPDIGGQGTTSGAVQSILHHVRTATGWSQCS, encoded by the exons ATGGCGGCGGCTCTGATGGCGAGGAGGCAGCTGTGGAGAGCGGCCCTGCTGGGGCCCCGCCCG CCTCCTCCCGCGAAGTACGGGGGGCGTCACACCGTGACCATGATCCCGGGAGATGGCATCGGGCCGGAGCTGATGCTGCACGTGAAGGAGGTGTTCAG gcagacCTGTGTCCCAGTGGACTTCGAGGAGGTCCGGGTGAGCTCAGACGCGGTGGAGGACGACATTCAGAACGCGATCATGGCCATCCGGCGAAACCGCGTCGCCCTGAAGG GAAACATTGAGACCAACCACAACCTGCCGCCGTTCTACAAATCCCGAAACAATGTCCTGCG taccAGCCTGGATCTCTACGCCAACGTGATCCATTGCCAGAGCCTCCCGCGGGTGATGACGCGGCACCGCGACATCGACATCCTCATCGTCCGTGAGAACACGGAGGGCGAGTACAGCAGCCTGGAGCACGAG agcgtCTCCGGCGTGGTGGAGTGCCTGAAGATCATCACCAGGGCGCGGTCGCTGCGCATCGCCGACTACGCCTTCCGGCTGGCCCGCGAGACGGGGCGCGCCAAGGTCACCGCCGTGCACAAGGCCAACATCAT GAAGCTGGGTGATGGGCTCTTCCTGCAGTGCTGCCGGGAGGTGGCGGGCGGCTACCCGGAGATCACCTTCGACAGCATGATCGTGGACAACACCACCATGCAG CTGGTGTCCCGCCCCCAGCAGTTTGACGTCATGGTGATGCCCAATCTCTATGGGAACATCGTGAACAACGTGTGTGCGGGGCTGGTCGGGGGCCCGGGGCTCGTGCCCGGCGCCAACTATGGGAGAGATTTTGCTGTCTTCGAGACC gccACACGGAACACGGGGAAGAGCATCGCCCACAAGAACATCGCCAACCCCACGGCCACCCTGCTGGCCGCCTGCATGATGCTGGATCATCTCCG GCTGCATTCCTTCGCCACCACCATCCGCCAGGCCGTGCTGGCCTCCCTGGACGACCAGGCG ACCCACACGCCGGACATCGGGGGCCAGGGCACCACATCGGGGGCTGTCCAGTCCATCCTGCACCACGTCCGCACAGCGACCGGCTGGAGCCAGTGCAGCTAG
- the IDH3G gene encoding isocitrate dehydrogenase [NAD] subunit gamma, mitochondrial isoform X2 — MAAALMARRQLWRAALLGPRPVPGAERRTLTSHTPIPPPAKYGGRHTVTMIPGDGIGPELMLHVKEVFRQTCVPVDFEEVRVSSDAVEDDIQNAIMAIRRNRVALKGNIETNHNLPPFYKSRNNVLRTSLDLYANVIHCQSLPRVMTRHRDIDILIVRENTEGEYSSLEHESVSGVVECLKIITRARSLRIADYAFRLARETGRAKVTAVHKANIMKLGDGLFLQCCREVAGGYPEITFDSMIVDNTTMQLVSRPQQFDVMVMPNLYGNIVNNVCAGLVGGPGLVPGANYGRDFAVFETATRNTGKSIAHKNIANPTATLLAACMMLDHLRLHSFATTIRQAVLASLDDQATHTPDIGGQGTTSGAVQSILHHVRTATGWSQCS, encoded by the exons ATGGCGGCGGCTCTGATGGCGAGGAGGCAGCTGTGGAGAGCGGCCCTGCTGGGGCCCCGCCCG GTGCCGGGTGCCGAGCGCAGGACCCTGACATCA CACACCCCCATT CCTCCTCCCGCGAAGTACGGGGGGCGTCACACCGTGACCATGATCCCGGGAGATGGCATCGGGCCGGAGCTGATGCTGCACGTGAAGGAGGTGTTCAG gcagacCTGTGTCCCAGTGGACTTCGAGGAGGTCCGGGTGAGCTCAGACGCGGTGGAGGACGACATTCAGAACGCGATCATGGCCATCCGGCGAAACCGCGTCGCCCTGAAGG GAAACATTGAGACCAACCACAACCTGCCGCCGTTCTACAAATCCCGAAACAATGTCCTGCG taccAGCCTGGATCTCTACGCCAACGTGATCCATTGCCAGAGCCTCCCGCGGGTGATGACGCGGCACCGCGACATCGACATCCTCATCGTCCGTGAGAACACGGAGGGCGAGTACAGCAGCCTGGAGCACGAG agcgtCTCCGGCGTGGTGGAGTGCCTGAAGATCATCACCAGGGCGCGGTCGCTGCGCATCGCCGACTACGCCTTCCGGCTGGCCCGCGAGACGGGGCGCGCCAAGGTCACCGCCGTGCACAAGGCCAACATCAT GAAGCTGGGTGATGGGCTCTTCCTGCAGTGCTGCCGGGAGGTGGCGGGCGGCTACCCGGAGATCACCTTCGACAGCATGATCGTGGACAACACCACCATGCAG CTGGTGTCCCGCCCCCAGCAGTTTGACGTCATGGTGATGCCCAATCTCTATGGGAACATCGTGAACAACGTGTGTGCGGGGCTGGTCGGGGGCCCGGGGCTCGTGCCCGGCGCCAACTATGGGAGAGATTTTGCTGTCTTCGAGACC gccACACGGAACACGGGGAAGAGCATCGCCCACAAGAACATCGCCAACCCCACGGCCACCCTGCTGGCCGCCTGCATGATGCTGGATCATCTCCG GCTGCATTCCTTCGCCACCACCATCCGCCAGGCCGTGCTGGCCTCCCTGGACGACCAGGCG ACCCACACGCCGGACATCGGGGGCCAGGGCACCACATCGGGGGCTGTCCAGTCCATCCTGCACCACGTCCGCACAGCGACCGGCTGGAGCCAGTGCAGCTAG
- the IDH3G gene encoding isocitrate dehydrogenase [NAD] subunit gamma, mitochondrial isoform X1: MEGGDFAQPCRGRQRDSTPPRGQFPASSGVPGAERRTLTSHTPIPPPAKYGGRHTVTMIPGDGIGPELMLHVKEVFRQTCVPVDFEEVRVSSDAVEDDIQNAIMAIRRNRVALKGNIETNHNLPPFYKSRNNVLRTSLDLYANVIHCQSLPRVMTRHRDIDILIVRENTEGEYSSLEHESVSGVVECLKIITRARSLRIADYAFRLARETGRAKVTAVHKANIMKLGDGLFLQCCREVAGGYPEITFDSMIVDNTTMQLVSRPQQFDVMVMPNLYGNIVNNVCAGLVGGPGLVPGANYGRDFAVFETATRNTGKSIAHKNIANPTATLLAACMMLDHLRLHSFATTIRQAVLASLDDQATHTPDIGGQGTTSGAVQSILHHVRTATGWSQCS; encoded by the exons ATGGAAGGGGGTGACTTCGCCCAGCCCTGTAGAGGGCGCCAGAGAGactccacccccccccggggCCAGTTCCCAGCATCCTCTGGG GTGCCGGGTGCCGAGCGCAGGACCCTGACATCA CACACCCCCATT CCTCCTCCCGCGAAGTACGGGGGGCGTCACACCGTGACCATGATCCCGGGAGATGGCATCGGGCCGGAGCTGATGCTGCACGTGAAGGAGGTGTTCAG gcagacCTGTGTCCCAGTGGACTTCGAGGAGGTCCGGGTGAGCTCAGACGCGGTGGAGGACGACATTCAGAACGCGATCATGGCCATCCGGCGAAACCGCGTCGCCCTGAAGG GAAACATTGAGACCAACCACAACCTGCCGCCGTTCTACAAATCCCGAAACAATGTCCTGCG taccAGCCTGGATCTCTACGCCAACGTGATCCATTGCCAGAGCCTCCCGCGGGTGATGACGCGGCACCGCGACATCGACATCCTCATCGTCCGTGAGAACACGGAGGGCGAGTACAGCAGCCTGGAGCACGAG agcgtCTCCGGCGTGGTGGAGTGCCTGAAGATCATCACCAGGGCGCGGTCGCTGCGCATCGCCGACTACGCCTTCCGGCTGGCCCGCGAGACGGGGCGCGCCAAGGTCACCGCCGTGCACAAGGCCAACATCAT GAAGCTGGGTGATGGGCTCTTCCTGCAGTGCTGCCGGGAGGTGGCGGGCGGCTACCCGGAGATCACCTTCGACAGCATGATCGTGGACAACACCACCATGCAG CTGGTGTCCCGCCCCCAGCAGTTTGACGTCATGGTGATGCCCAATCTCTATGGGAACATCGTGAACAACGTGTGTGCGGGGCTGGTCGGGGGCCCGGGGCTCGTGCCCGGCGCCAACTATGGGAGAGATTTTGCTGTCTTCGAGACC gccACACGGAACACGGGGAAGAGCATCGCCCACAAGAACATCGCCAACCCCACGGCCACCCTGCTGGCCGCCTGCATGATGCTGGATCATCTCCG GCTGCATTCCTTCGCCACCACCATCCGCCAGGCCGTGCTGGCCTCCCTGGACGACCAGGCG ACCCACACGCCGGACATCGGGGGCCAGGGCACCACATCGGGGGCTGTCCAGTCCATCCTGCACCACGTCCGCACAGCGACCGGCTGGAGCCAGTGCAGCTAG
- the SSR4 gene encoding translocon-associated protein subunit delta isoform X2: protein MALAGIALLLAAAALGGATGETCPEPTIVPSYYTTADAVISSESVFVVEIALTCRNGAQNVALYADVNGKQFPVTRGQDVGRYQVSWSMEHRNARSGTYEVKFFDEESYSALRKGAWSGPWVSTEVLAAAIGLFVYYLALSAKGTIQA from the exons ATGGCGCTGGCGGGGATCGCGCTGCTcctggcggcggcggcgctgGGCGGGGCCACAG GTGAGACGTGCCCGGAGCCCACCATCGTCCCGTCCTACTACACCACGGCCGACGCCGTCATCTCCTCCGAGAGCGTCTTCGTGGTGGAGATCGCGCTCACCTGCCGCAACGGGGCGCAG AATGTCGCCCTGTACGCCGACGTCAATGGCAAACAGTTTCCTGTCACCCGGGGGCAGGACGTGGGGCGCTACCAG GTCTCATGGAGCATGGAGCACAGGAACGCCCGGTCGGGCACCTACGAAGTGAAGTTCTTCGATGAGGAGTCGTACAGCGCCCTGCGCAAG GGTGCCTGGAGTGGACCCTGGGTCTCCACAGAGGTGCTGGCCGCCGCCATCGGGCTCTTCGTCTACTATCTGGCCCTGAGCGCCAAGGGGACCATCCAGGCCTGA
- the SSR4 gene encoding translocon-associated protein subunit delta isoform X1 encodes MALAGIALLLAAAALGGATGETCPEPTIVPSYYTTADAVISSESVFVVEIALTCRNGAQNVALYADVNGKQFPVTRGQDVGRYQVSWSMEHRNARSGTYEVKFFDEESYSALRKAQRNNEDVSAIRALFTVSVDHRGAWSGPWVSTEVLAAAIGLFVYYLALSAKGTIQA; translated from the exons ATGGCGCTGGCGGGGATCGCGCTGCTcctggcggcggcggcgctgGGCGGGGCCACAG GTGAGACGTGCCCGGAGCCCACCATCGTCCCGTCCTACTACACCACGGCCGACGCCGTCATCTCCTCCGAGAGCGTCTTCGTGGTGGAGATCGCGCTCACCTGCCGCAACGGGGCGCAG AATGTCGCCCTGTACGCCGACGTCAATGGCAAACAGTTTCCTGTCACCCGGGGGCAGGACGTGGGGCGCTACCAG GTCTCATGGAGCATGGAGCACAGGAACGCCCGGTCGGGCACCTACGAAGTGAAGTTCTTCGATGAGGAGTCGTACAGCGCCCTGCGCAAG gcccagcGCAACAACGAGGACGTATCAGCAATCCGAGCCCTGTTCACAGTTAGCGTGGATCACCGG GGTGCCTGGAGTGGACCCTGGGTCTCCACAGAGGTGCTGGCCGCCGCCATCGGGCTCTTCGTCTACTATCTGGCCCTGAGCGCCAAGGGGACCATCCAGGCCTGA